Within the Anopheles merus strain MAF unplaced genomic scaffold, AmerM5.1 LNR4000012, whole genome shotgun sequence genome, the region acaatatatattttttatttttttttatttattatgtaaaccggtctcgtggtatatatatatatatatatatatatatatatatatatatatatatatatatatatatatatatatatatatatatatatatatatatatatatatatatatatataagcaATATATATTAATATaatatacatttatttatttattattataataaatattataaacATCATAAATGATATCATTTAAATTCCTGAAATCAGCATTATGATACTTTGGAATCGCGAAAGATTACCAATTCGACACAAATCCGCAGCCCAAAACCTCGGGGATTTCATCCCATACAATCGGGAACGAACGTAACCGTCAAAAGAgttcattttattcaaaaacttGCCAGATTCAAAAAAACTGGTAAAATGAACATCGTTTAAAGGGCCGTGAGTGCCTTTTGCACTGAGCGCCGAAGCGGATTTCGTCGAACGTAATCCATGCTCTGGCCGTAAATAATTAAGCTTTTTGCGTGTTCACAAGGTTTTAATGTTGCAGCCATTTGTTTTACATCGAACATGGTCAGGGCTGTGTGGATTGATGGACAAACTATTCATAGACTtaacaacagaaaaagcactattcattctttaaaaaatatataatacagGGTTTGTTGGTAACTACAGCAACGCAAACAACAAGCTGTTGTGTAAAACGCAACATGGTTGCGGCAAATAGTTTAGTGCTCTATAAAAATCTGACACAGCCCACGCGCAGACTATATAGATTTAAGTATTAACACTCGTTTACCCCATTCTTTTCGACACATGTAAGCTAAGCTAGTTTTTAACGTATAAGTGACAAGGGCCTGACGTACGCCTTCGGCTATCTTAAAAGCTGCCCTTAAACGAAGGGCTCTGTATCGTTATCTTCGTTTCTCTTCGTTAACTCACCGACCTAGACGGATGCAGTGCGTGCTCGTCCTAAGTACACTACAAGTTAGCGTTGAATGATTTGCCAAAACGGCTTATAATGTGCCTGCCTTATAATATATATCTACATTTTACTTGGCCATGACATTCAAAATCGTCACCCCGAACTTATTCACACCAAACTTACAACACGCTCAGCCACCGCCACGTGCGTAGCCACACTGCAGTAACAGTCAGCAATGTCACAGTTGTCAGCAATAATCGACCGAACCAGCCAGCCGACGACTAGCCAAGTTGTCAGCAATTAGTTCAGATCTGGTTTAGGACTCCATGAGTAaggaatacatttttttttgaaaaactaGTTTTCTCGCTGGTgtctttaattattttgttctttcaattaaaaactGATTGAACTGATACAAACTGACTGTCTATTGTTTTGAATtactgatgatgattatggatcgaaataagttaaaataataaattcagTAGGCGACAAATCATATATAAGCACATTTGGGATGttgaaataagaaaatgcAATTATGTAGGTTTATTATATTGATACCAAGTAGACGTCCAGTTTACAAGCTGTAGAAAGAGGCAAACTTAAAGTAAACGCTAAATTACTGTGATATATCactttgtttcaaaatgaacAGTCGCCTGTTCGTTGGCCTTAACAAGCATAGCAATCAGttttatttgatgtatttGATAAATTGATCagatataataaaaatgaattaaaataatgGGTGTTCTTGTGTGGCTTATTTAGAATtagttattaatttatttagcaagcttacttatccggcgctacaaccgctttgcggtcttggcctgcctcaggagtgtccgaaaccgctcacggtctcgcgcctgaGCAAGCACTGACGCAATAAAAGGCccatttgttattattattattattattattattattattattattattattattattaccaaaAGAAATATTCTCAACCTGTGGTTGGGTTAGTGACATGACCTGAATAGTTGTTTATTGCAACAAGTTCATTTGTTAAATATAGTATAACAGCAATTTTAGGCAATATATTAGTTTTAGAAAAATAGACTATAATAACACGAGCACcagaaaacgaaaccaaactTAAAATTACTATATATACAAACAGCTTAGATAAAGTGGTTATCTTATAAGTAAGAAGAGAGTATTAGTATGGAACTGTTATCATATTAAATCAGTGAAACAATACCTTAACGTATTCCTTCAATTCATTTATTATGTGTGTACAAACATCACGCACAATAAGGGATACGGAACTGCTAGAAACCTAAAACAAATGGtaatattattatcattttataTCGTTCAAATATTGCATAAAACTTACcctaaacaaaaaagcaagagATTCATATGAGTCTCCCGAAGCTAAAAAGCGAAGCCCGATGCATAATCGTTGCTTCGGGCAGATCGAAGGTCGCATCGTTGTATCTTGTCGCTCAATTTTTGGACCAATCCGATTTAAAAGATAGTAAAATTCTTCGCGATTCACACGTAGAAAACTTTCTAGCCGGTTGTTTGGTCCTTCGCCATCTATCGCCCTAAACAGCCGGGTCCAAACGCTTTCCCTCTCCAGAAATAGATCGGTCATCCAGCAGCGCCGTGCATTTTCCTCTTGCTGCAGTTCTTCGTCTTCCTCTTCTATGAGTATCAACATGAGAGTAGCCACTTCAGCCGCTAAAGTTGGAAGAAGttgatttatttccatttttccactgtaaaaaaaagaaactttgTGTATCACGGCAAAAACACAACCGGAGTGATCTCCGCATAATATAAACACAACCAACTATGTTTGACAACCACAATATGACAGCTGAACATACACGGCTTGAAAAGCTCCCAAACGATAGCTACATCGTGTAGCTACATTTGACAAAtagaacaaaagaaaatgtgtAGCTGTCATTTGTAGCCGCATACATGAATGCAGCGTGTAGGGCCAGcttcagattgcgcatatattcgttttatcaaaatatatgtcatttcgcgtagccaaccctgagctctaaacgtcatttccatacaatttcagattgcgccaagattgcgcataaattttcaagattatatgtccgagatatataaatttttttgaccgataaatatatcaaaccgacccgtttgacagataaatatatgcgcaatctgagattgcgcatcgtctattgctacg harbors:
- the LOC121600941 gene encoding uncharacterized protein LOC121600941; this translates as MEINQLLPTLAAEVATLMLILIEEEDEELQQEENARRCWMTDLFLERESVWTRLFRAIDGEGPNNRLESFLRVNREEFYYLLNRIGPKIERQDTTMRPSICPKQRLCIGLRFLASGDSYESLAFLFRVSSSSVSLILPSTATEWLKISKGFEEKWNFPHGRISDGGVLANSAIYQKLERRELNIPAPEILQVPYEIEVPYFFWVIKRLH